The following coding sequences lie in one Rutidosis leptorrhynchoides isolate AG116_Rl617_1_P2 chromosome 4, CSIRO_AGI_Rlap_v1, whole genome shotgun sequence genomic window:
- the LOC139844036 gene encoding V-type proton ATPase subunit D — MSGQGQGQRLTVVPTVTVLGVIKARLVGATRGHALLKKKSDALTVQFRAILKKIVATKESMGTIMKSSSFALTEAKYVAGDNIKYIVLENVKTASLKVRSRTENVAGVKLPKFEHFSEAETKNDLTGLARGGQQVQGCKAAYVKAIEVLVELASLQTSFLTLDEAIKTTNRRVNALESVVKPRLENTISYIKGELDELEREDFFRLKKIQAFKKREIEKQMNNSKQFAEDQAAENLSLERGISMNAAHNMLSATQKDEDIIF, encoded by the coding sequence ATGTCTGGCCAGGGCCAGGGCCAGCGTTTGACTGTTGTACCAACTGTTACTGTGCTTGGAGTCATTAAGGCTCGTCTCGTTGGTGCAACAAGAGGCCATGCTCTTTTGAAGAAAAAGAGTGACGCTCTAACCGTTCAGTTTCGAGCCATTCTAAAGAAAATTGTTGCAACAAAAGAATCAATGGGAACAATCATGAAATCTTCATCTTTTGCTTTAACCGAAGCAAAATATGTAGCTGGTGACAACATCAAATATATTGTCCTTGAAAACGTCAAAACTGCATCCCTCAAAGTCAGGTCACGAACTGAAAACGTTGCAGGTGTAAAACTCCCCAAATTTGAACACTTCTCTGAAGCCGAGACAAAAAACGACTTAACTGGTTTAGCAAGAGGTGGACAGCAAGTTCAAGGGTGTAAAGCTGCATATGTGAAAGCAATTGAGGTTCTTGTTGAACTTGCGTCTCTTCAAACGTCATTTTTAACACTTGATGAAGCAATCAAGACTACAAACCGTAGGGTCAATGCTTTAGAAAGTGTGGTCAAACCAAGGTTAGAAAATACCATAAGTTACATCAAAGGTGAACTGGATGaattggagagagaagatttctttaGGCTGAAAAAGATCCAAGCTTTTAAAAAGAGAGAGATCGAAAAGCAGATGAATAATTCTAAGCAGTTTGCTGAAGATCAAGCTGCCGAGAATCTTTCGTTAGAAAGAGGAATATCAATGAACGCTGCTCATAACATGCTATCAGCTACTCAGAAAGATGAGGACATCATTTTCTGA